A region of Panicum virgatum strain AP13 chromosome 8N, P.virgatum_v5, whole genome shotgun sequence DNA encodes the following proteins:
- the LOC120685112 gene encoding disease resistance protein Pik-2-like, producing MSCKDSCSQQRAKSLALLVYQLPRKADPEACVRRAITKLQLQGTAPRPLSEEDFSPLIAHDSEAKKLADQVKLALSAEAHRVVSVCGIAGVGKSFLVKTLFNDRASPAWRFTNAWVSAPHPFDIVDLCKGIYQFTADGDIYHYPPSEGEDIVLAWWDLLEREELQWLLVIDDLQSKEDWDLIKANLISKASKSCIIVITREESVARHCATSDDAVCILKGLEAKTALRLFEEVIKGAGTSNPDHNMMDEAGFIINKPAKGLTALGTYSLQCIQAFKLVLKKCIFYLSLFTQSSIIRRSRLVRRWIAEGYCEGLDSNSKVEFTEKLLGNLGALGMIDKPAQTSSGAGHMSGTSFQVNSLFLDYIISQETKENIFLPLEITVLQGESSLNVQRAGQHLAIGSSWKRDKFVLDSLNFSRLRSLTVSREWRPFFISHRMRVLRVLDLEDTNVKNDDVEQIVAHLLRLKFLSIRRCAKVSCLPDSLGGLKQLQTLDIRHTYVAKLPVSISKLRMLQYVRAGTSVALMDEEPSTTKWGRYGHVAACDGVKVPTKTAALISLHTLGVINISATSDMDIQQLFKNLTQLRKLGVSGINRRNIKGFFSAIEGHVHLESLSLQLHMEKDLEWLHKITTPRNLQRLKMKVHVEKFEHWSCLRVLGQIRRLQTLRLHFKTDQDVELQFCDQMDGVAWSTPIQFCELKVLEIACSSNLHVKFADREMKELELLQVRCFDGSSLNFSGLERTTALKDVSLKGSFDDTVKEELRQTVAQHPNRPTLKLVEPRSS from the exons ATGAGCTGCAAAGATTCTTGCAGCCAGCAGCGGGCTAAATCATTAGCCTTGCTCGTATACCAACTACCAAGAAAAGCTGATCCGGAGGCGTGT GTGAGGAGGGCGATCACGAAGTTGCAGTTGCAGGGAACAGCCCCTCGTCCCCTTAGTGAAGAAGATTTCAGCCCTCTCATTGCACATGATTCTGAAGCGAAGAAACTTGCTGATCAGGTAAAATTGGCACTCAGCGCCGAGGCGCACCGTGTCGTCTCAGTGTGTGGGATTGCTGGTGTTGGCAAATCATTTCTTGTCAAAACCCTCTTTAACGACCGTGCTAGTCCTGCATGGAGGTTCACAAACGCTTGGGTCAGTGCACCCCATCCATTCGATATCGTGGACTTGTGTAAGGGTATTTACCAGTTCACAGCCGATGGAGACATTTACCACTACCCACCATCAGAAGGCGAAGATATAGTCCTGGCATGGTGGGATCTTCTGGAACGGGAAGAACTGCAGTGGCTCCTGGTTATTGACGACTTACAGTCCAAAGAAGATTGGGACCTGATAAAAGCAAACTTGATATCAAAAGCTTCTAAAAGTTGTATCATCGTTATTACCAGGGAAGAAAGTGTTGCCAGACATTGTGCAACGTCAGATGATGCAGTTTGCATCCTCAAAGGGCTAGAAGCTAAAACGGCCCTTCGTCTCTTCGAGGAG GTAATTAAAGGCGCAGGAACATCTAATCCAGATCACAACATGATGGATGAAGCGGGATTTATCATAAACAA ACCAGCAAAGGGCTTGACAGCTTTAGGGACGTATTCACTACAATGCATTCAAGCTTTCAAGCTTGTCCTCAAGAAATGCATCTTCTATCTGTCACTTTTTACTCAAAGCAGCATAATTCGGCGGAGCCGTTTGGTGAGGCGGTGGATCGCGGAGGGCTATTGTGAGGGTCTTGACAGCAACAGCAAGGTTGAATTCACGGAGAAGCTCTTAGGCAACCTTGGCGCCCTTGGTATGATAGATAAGCCCGCACAGACATCTTCCGGGGCCGGTCACATGAGCGGGACTTCTTTCCAAGTCAACTCTTTGTTCCTCGACTACATCATCTCACAGGAAACAAAAGAGAACATTTTCCTTCCACTTGAAATCACTGTACTGCAGGGAGAAAGCAGTCTGAATGTACAACGTGCAGGACAGCACTTGGCCATTGGGAGCAGCTGGAAGAGAGACAAGTTTGTGCTCGACAGCTTGAACTTCTCACGGCTACGGTCTTTGACAGTTTCTAGAGAGTGGAGGCCTTTCTTCATATCTCACAGAATGAGAGTGCTTCGTGTGCTCGATCTGGAGGACACAAACGTGAAGAATGATGACGTTGAACAGATCGTGGCGCATCTACTTCGCCTCAAGTTCCTCTCCATTAGAAGATGCGCAAAGGTTTCTTGTCTCCCAGATTCCTTGGGTGGCCTGAAACAGCTCCAGACTCTGGATATCAGACACACCTATGTTGCCAAGCTTCCAGTTAGCATCAGCAAGCTGCGGATGCTGCAGTATGTTCGTGCTGGTACCAGTGTAGCGCTCATGGATGAGGAGCCATCAACAACAAAGTGGGGTAGGTATGGACATGTTGCTGCTTGTGATGGCGTTAAGGTGCCCACAAAGACTGCAGCACTCATATCCTTACACACGCTTGGTGTTATCAACATCAGCGCCACGAGTGATATGGACATTCAGCAGTTATTCAAGAACCTTACTCAACTTCGCAAGCTTGGGGTGTCTGGCATCAACAGGAGAAACATCAAGGGGTTCTTTTCTGCTATTGAGGGGCACGTCCACTTGGAATCACTGTCACTGCAGCTCCACATGGAGAAGGATTTGGAATGGTTGCATAAAATTACCACTCCAAGGAATCTACAGCGCCTTAAGATGAAGGTACATGTAGAGAAGTTCGAACACTGGAGCTGCCTACGGGTCCTTGGGCAGATAAGAAGGCTGCAGACTCTACGCCTTCATTTCAAAACAGACCAAGATGTTGAGCTCCAGTTTTGTGACCAAATGGATGGTGTGGCATGGTCTACACCCATCCAATTCTGTGAACTCAAGGTCCTCGAGATTGCTTGCAGCTCCAACTTGCATGTGAAGTTTGCTGATAGGGAGATGAAAGAGCTAGAACTGCTGCAGGTTCGCTGTTTCGATGGGTCGTCATTGAACTTTTCTGGGCTAGAACGCACGACTGCACTCAAGGATGTCAGTCTCAAGGGATCCTTTGACGACACAGTCAAGGAAGAATTGCGGCAAACAGTTGCCCAGCATCCGAATAGACCTACTTTGAAGCTGGTGGAACCACGTTCATCCTGA